The region CAATGTGAACTGCAGAACAGTGAGAGAAAAGTATAGGAAGATACAAAACACAAGCACTTCCCTCCCCCTCGTTATATAATATCACAGCAATTGCTCAAGAGACCACAAAGTAGAGCCACAGGAACATTAGGAATTTCAGGGAGTATTTCTGGGCAGACACAGATCAACTGCGCTGGCAAGAACAAACACCTCGAAATTACATAACGGGAGCTTGAGTGGTTTAATGGAGGGGTGTGAGAGTCTAAACTGAATTTAAGAGCCAGGGGGGCGAGGGGAATGTTACACCGTTGTATCAGAAACACTCAATGTCATCAGCTGACGAGCCCATATTCCAGTTGAAGTTAGTCCAAATGACTGGAAAACGGATGATTCTCGCTCTGATTAAGTTAGAAAGCGAGACCTGTGTCTTTAACTATCTACTAGATATAGCTTATGCCAGTTAGCCACTGGTCAGCAAAATAACGTTACCAAGCGAACACGGTCAGTGCTATCCGGGATTCTTGGGACGTGTTTTTACTAAACCCTACCCGTAACCATTTAAGATGTTAACTTCAATGGGGGGGAGAGAATAGTCACGGACCCCAACTAAGGAGATAGCTAGCTACCTACTGTTACCTAACTAACGTAACTGTAATATAAATTCGATGGCTAACTTACATGTCAATTGTGTTTGTTAGTTATCTAGcttgtttaataaataaaaaaactaagTTAGTCGGCTGCATAGCCTagcaaattagctagctagcgcaATAcaaataacgttagctagctaacaaagttGCGTTAGTGACATAACATTAGCAACCCATAGCGACGGCGTAAGAGAACTTCGTCACCTAAACCTACCTTTTCTCCAATACTTGAAAATGAACTCCTTGAGTGTACCGAGATTAGCACATGTGTAATTTCGGTCGCTCTCAAGAAATCGTTATTTGCCAGCTGCTGTTCTAGAGTTTAGCTAGCTAACCGTCTCTGATTTGACTCAAACAACACCACAAGCTGTTAGCAACTTCAGAGTCCCGCCCATTTTAAAATAGAAGGGAGACATGGGAACGTTCCATTTGTCTGGCCTAGTCCTTCGATCTGATTATGATAGAATTGGTAGATTGTGCAGTAGACTTATTGAACATAGAGCAAACAAACTTCATTTGTTGTCTTGAGACTCAAGTAAATGACAACAGAAGTCATGTATGTGTCTTTGTAGCATTGTGGGCCTGAGAAACAACATAAGAAACACATACGCATGTAAACATTTCAGAAAGTACAAAACAACTATGCATTTGGCTCTGTGAGTGATACTTTTTACTCTTCTTGTCTATTGGATTACACTTGTCATCTATTTACACGAATCAGATTGGCAGTTGAAGCAATTATCTCAAATAAGCTTTTGGCGTAAAACATAGTGGACTATTTAGCATTTGGAGGACATGTCAATCACAGTGTTGACTTATTATCAGTCACTGCAGAAGAGTAGTTCAGATTTCACAGTCCGGGAGCTAGTCTTGTTCACTTTGGCATACAGTGGTGAACGTCTTGATGAGTTCGAGCAAACTTTGGTTTTGTTGACTTTGGCATAGACAGGGAACGGAATTTCCCCCTTTTCATCTTCCTCCTCCAGGTGGTTGCTGCAGTCTGCAGTCTGTTGTTGAGAAGCCTGGTTGTCTGTAGTGGGCCATGGAATACAAACCTCTGTGGCCACAACGTCGTACACTACGGACCCAGTGTAGCTGCTGTGACGTCGGACACTGCTCTTCTCCAGCTCAGGTAAGGGAGGCAACTGCCTCAAAGCCTTCTTCACTGGCCTTGGGGTATCCTGCCCTGGGAAAGACCCTACACAGGGTGAAACATAAACAGTGAGCTGAGTGATGTGGGGAAACATGTCCAACTGCAAGTGTGATGAACAACTGACTCTGACCTCTGTGTTCTCTTTGGAACTGGGTTGACTTTCTTTTTGAGGATGCTGGTCCAATGATGTCCTTCCTTAGTTCTGAGGTCGTGACCTCAATTGAATCTGGAGGCTGCAATGAGCAATCATATAAgtaccagcagagggagccattgGTTTCAGTTCAGTTTGATTATTCCATACATTTGAATTCCAGCTTTACATTAAGTTTGACTATTTTCTGGAGCAGGACATCCACAAACAACAGCAAATGGTCATGTAAATGAATTGGtaaggtgaatggtacattccCAGGTATTTTGTACACTGACCCTTTCACCAGAGATCGGTCCCATTTCAGCCAATGACAACCTGGACGTCTTTCTACTAATGGAAAATGCAGACAGGATGTCAGCAATACCTGAAAAATGCTCATAAAGGGCCATAATACAGGAAGAAGTATTACCTTTTTGAACGGATCGCACATAATAGCATTGATACTATGGGAAGCAGGAGAAGGGATAAAAGACACAGACTCCACTGCACTGGTGACAATAGTCTCCA is a window of Salmo trutta chromosome 37, fSalTru1.1, whole genome shotgun sequence DNA encoding:
- the LOC115177292 gene encoding uncharacterized protein LOC115177292 isoform X2, giving the protein MIDLLCHKLKLVFFFFCACQEVNAMVLETVWRLLSPVQWSLCLLSLLLLPIVSMLLCAIRSKRKTSRLSLAEMGPISGERPPDSIEVTTSELRKDIIGPASSKRKSTQFQREHRGSFPGQDTPRPVKKALRQLPPLPELEKSSVRRHSSYTGSVVYDVVATEVCIPWPTTDNQASQQQTADCSNHLEEEDEKGEIPFPVYAKVNKTKVCSNSSRRSPLYAKVNKTSSRTVKSELLFCSD
- the LOC115177292 gene encoding uncharacterized protein LOC115177292 isoform X1, coding for MIDLLCHKLKLVFFFFCACQEVNAMVLETVWRLLSPVQWSLCLLSLLLLPIVSMLLCAIRSKSRKTSRLSLAEMGPISGERPPDSIEVTTSELRKDIIGPASSKRKSTQFQREHRGSFPGQDTPRPVKKALRQLPPLPELEKSSVRRHSSYTGSVVYDVVATEVCIPWPTTDNQASQQQTADCSNHLEEEDEKGEIPFPVYAKVNKTKVCSNSSRRSPLYAKVNKTSSRTVKSELLFCSD
- the LOC115177292 gene encoding uncharacterized protein LOC115177292 isoform X3 gives rise to the protein MVLETVWRLLSPVQWSLCLLSLLLLPIVSMLLCAIRSKSRKTSRLSLAEMGPISGERPPDSIEVTTSELRKDIIGPASSKRKSTQFQREHRGSFPGQDTPRPVKKALRQLPPLPELEKSSVRRHSSYTGSVVYDVVATEVCIPWPTTDNQASQQQTADCSNHLEEEDEKGEIPFPVYAKVNKTKVCSNSSRRSPLYAKVNKTSSRTVKSELLFCSD
- the LOC115177292 gene encoding uncharacterized protein LOC115177292 isoform X4 — its product is MALYEHFSGIADILSAFSISRKTSRLSLAEMGPISGERPPDSIEVTTSELRKDIIGPASSKRKSTQFQREHRGSFPGQDTPRPVKKALRQLPPLPELEKSSVRRHSSYTGSVVYDVVATEVCIPWPTTDNQASQQQTADCSNHLEEEDEKGEIPFPVYAKVNKTKVCSNSSRRSPLYAKVNKTSSRTVKSELLFCSD